A window of Fragaria vesca subsp. vesca linkage group LG7, FraVesHawaii_1.0, whole genome shotgun sequence contains these coding sequences:
- the LOC101301522 gene encoding zinc transporter 1-like, giving the protein MFILQASSMNMLKIVASVLILLFPTVVFGECTCESEDTQDHNNEALKYKLGSIASILVSGALGVSLPLLGKKIPALRPENNIFFIVKAFAAGVILATAFIHILPDAFETLTSPCLKENPWGKFPFTGFVCMMSAIGTLMVDAMATGYYKSSSLKRTQVTDDDEESRVGHDHGHAGHAHGHTHGATQQASNAHGSEELKSSELIRHRVISQVLELGILVHSVIIGITLGVSQNPDTIKPLLVALSFHQFFEGIGLGGCISQAQFKSRSAAIMAAFFSLTTPIGIAVGTAISRVYSETSPTALIVQGTLESAAAGILIYMALVDLLAADFMSPRMQGNRRIQLGSYISLLLGTGCMSFLAKWA; this is encoded by the exons ATGTTTATTCTTCAAGCTTCATCTATGAACATGTTGAAGATAGTGGCATCAGTTCTAATTCTTCTATTCCCCACAGTAGTATTTGGGGAGTGCACCTGTGAATCTGAAGACACACAGGACCACAACAATGAAGCACTAAAATACAAGCTAGGCTCCATTGCTTCAATTCTTGTTTCTGGTGCTTTGGGGGTGAGTCTGCCACTGCTAGGCAAGAAGATCCCAGCTCTGAGACCCGAGAACAATATCTTCTTCATTGTCAAGGCATTTGCGGCCGGTGTGATTCTAGCAACTGCCTTCATTCACATACTACCTGATGCCTTTGAGACCTTGACTTCACCATGCCTAAAAGAAAATCCATGGGGCAAATTCCCCTTCACAGGCTTTGTGTGTATGATGTCTGCCATTGGAACATTAATGGTTGATGCAATGGCAACTGGCTACTACAAAAGCTCAAGCTTAAAGAGAACCCAGGTGACAGATGATGATGAAGAGAGCAGAGTTGGTCATGATCATGGTCATGCAGGTCATGCACATGGTCATACACATGGTGCCACACAGCAGGCTAGTAATGCTCATGGCTCTGAAGAATTGAAATCATCAGAATTAATCAGGCACAGGGTCATTTCACAA GTGTTGGAGCTGGGAATTTTAGTCCATTCAGTTATAATTGGAATAACATTGGGAGTATCCCAAAACCCAGATACGATAAAGCCTCTCCTGGTAGCTTTGTCTTTCCATCAATTCTTTGAGGGCATTGGACTTGGTGGCTGTATCTCTCAG GCGCAATTCAAGTCTCGGTCTGCAGCGATAATGGCGGCATTTTTCTCCCTTACAACCCCCATTGGAATTGCAGTTGGTACCGCAATTTCAAGAGTTTACAGTGAGACTAGCCCGACTGCTCTAATTGTTCAAGGGACTTTGGAATCAGCTGCAGCTGGGATTTTAATTTACATGGCTCTTGTTGACCTACTTGCAGCAGATTTCATGAGCCCTAGAATGCAAGGAAATAGGAGGATTCAATTGGGGTCATATATCTCTCTTCTTCTAGGGACTGGCTGTATGTCTTTCTTGGCAAAATGGGCTTGA
- the LOC101291972 gene encoding uncharacterized protein LOC101291972: MDKKFLGLVLFFIVLLASEETVIRSEAQRKICQVRSRTFKGMCFNNRKCNQCCLQEDYLGVQTDLVETSTFCSRVELRIAPPSSGRLPAQDWCPRLHLVVPDISVVSDFMEKRC, encoded by the exons ATGGACAAAAAGTTCCTGGGGCTTGTTTTGTTCTTCATCGTTCTCTTGGCTTCTG AAGAGACGGTGATTCGCAGTGAGGCGCAGAGAAAAATATGCCAAGTCCGCAGCAGAACATTCAAAGGGATGTGCTTCAATAATAGAAAATGTAACCAGTGTTGTCTTCAAGAAGATTACTTAGGCG TCCAGACCGACCTCGTCGAGACGTCGACGTTTTGCAGCAGGGTGGAGCTGCGAATTGCTCCTCCGTCGTCCGGCCGCCTCCCGGCGCAGGACTGGTGTCCACGTCTTCATCTCGTCGTCCCTGACATCTCTGTTGTATCAGATTTCATGGAGAAGCGATGCTGA
- the LOC101292848 gene encoding LOW QUALITY PROTEIN: luminal-binding protein 3-like (The sequence of the model RefSeq protein was modified relative to this genomic sequence to represent the inferred complete CDS: inserted 3 bases in 2 codons; substituted 2 bases at 2 genomic stop codons) produces MAEIEKGMREGIPRIEFTSETDTNGTLNVKAXDKGTHRSEKIIINNDKGXFIVNEAELADEEQKVKESIGGYDTLKKFIYNLKNQINEKNMLAEMHKHDEKDQLETSVKKTLXWMKDNXTAEKVDYEEKLMEVETVCLPEVR; encoded by the exons ATGGCTGAAATTGAAAAGGGTATGAGAGA GGGTATTCCTCGGATTGAATTCACTTCTGAAACTGATACAAATGGTACCCTGAATGTCAAGGCATAAGACAAGGGCACTCACAGATCTGAGAAGATCATCATCAATAATGACAAGG TGTTCATAGTCAATGAGGCAGAGTTAGCTGATGAGGAACAGAAGGTGAAGGAGAGCATTGGTGGCTATGATACCCTGAAAAAGTTTATCTACAACTTGAAAAACCAGATCAACGAAAAGAACATGCTTGCTGAAATGCATAAGCATGATGAGAAGGACCAGCTTGAGACTTCTGTGAAGAAAACACT ATGGATGAAGGACAACTAGACGGCTGAGAAGGTGGACTATGAGGAGAAGCTCATGGAGGTTGAAACAGTCTGTTTACCAGAGGTCAGATGA
- the LOC101291677 gene encoding uncharacterized protein LOC101291677, whose product MRLLKGLTNPPPTHHKSLFLRTAKKLNLVKRIEYFPFGSSKQQNGEPYGLNSPLSMPPFDSLAPVSLPNPNAPPFCTYPPNTPQTPSTTTPTPTTTSPPSPPSPDSPYLYIPPILPMQSPPPGPIITIPGSPQSISAPNLPPPGTMPGPPESVPSPTIYFPGPPQSILTPSPPDVVPSPVTYIPGPPQSISTPNPPEIVPSPPDYEPSPPDYSIPSPTSFVPSPPYGFQPSPPVFEPPVVFPPPTTPPSPKKGPIAALWCVAKPSVPDPIIQEAMNYACGSGADCDAIQPNGSCFQPDSLFAHASFAFNSYWQRTKVAGGTCDFGGTAILVTADPSYDGCRFDYV is encoded by the exons ATGAGATTACTAAAGGGTCTTACAAATCCCCCTCCAACCCATCACAAAAGTCTGTTCCTCAGAACTGCAAAGAAGTTGAATCTAGTGAAGCGCATTGAGTATTTCCCATTTGGTTCTTCAAAGCAACAAAACGGAGAACCCTATGGTTTGAATTCACCACTTTCAATGCCACCTTTTGATTCACTAGCTCCAGTTTCCTTGCCTAATCCAAATGCTCCTCCATTTTGTACTTACCCACCCAACACTCCACAAACCCCCTCTACAACTACTCCAACACCCACCACAACATCACCTCCAAGCCCACCAAGCCCAGACTCACCTTATCTATACATCCCACCAATTCTCCCTATGCAAAGCCCACCACCAGGCCCAATAATTACTATCCCAGGCTCACCGCAATCTATCTCCGCCCCCAATCTGCCCCCTCCCGGAACTATGCCCGGGCCGCCAGAGTCTGTACCAAGTCCTACAATCTATTTCCCTGGCCCACCGCAATCCATCTTGACCCCTAGTCCGCCCGATGTTGTGCCGAGTCCCGTTACCTATATTCCAGGCCCACCTCAATCTATCTCGACCCCTAATCCACCCGAAATTGTCCCAAGCCCACCCGATTATGAGCCCAGCCCTCCAGATTATTCTATCCCGAGCCCGACTTCTTTCGTCCCGTCTCCTCCCTATGGGTTCCAACCGAGCCCACCAGTGTTCGAACCTCCGGTTGTGTTTCCTCCGCCGACCACACCGCCAAGTCCAAAGAAAGGCCCGATAGCGGCTTTGTGGTGCGTGGCCAAGCCGTCAGTACCCGACCCGATCATCCAAGAAGCCATGAACTACGCTTGCGGGTCCGGAGCAGATTGTGATGCCATTCAGCCCAATGGGTCATGCTTTCAGCCCGACTCATTGTTTGCCCATGCTTCATTTGCCTTCAATAGTTATTGGCAAAGGACCAAGGTTGCTGGTGGCACATGTGATTTTGGAGGAACAGCCATACTAGTCACAGCTGATCCAA GTTATGATGGGTGCCGATTTGACTATGTTTGA
- the LOC101292263 gene encoding uncharacterized protein LOC101292263, with amino-acid sequence MESSSGGSNSGSNSQKIWKKLWGLNVPNKIKVLLWRGCNSFLPCLGELKRQKLYENSKCGGCGSAMESVLHVLWECSFAQKVWSRTFLSEVCKVWKENSFFDLFAHVGMVANGDDLEWFGVICWKLWQWRNDRVHGRFTGDVVAFFTAVECWWEVWRGSWNKDEKGLNSNESNVNRGVKERWRLPSPGKIKLNVDGGLDQKNGLFGTGAVCRDDQGACIGILATPGVGFPSPYSCEMMALRNGLHFCTCSGWVHSCRGGM; translated from the coding sequence ATGGAGTCTAGTAGTGGAGGATCGAACAGTGGATCTAATTCACAGAAGATTTGGAAGAAATTGTGGGGGTTGAATGTTCCAAATAAAATCAAAGTTCTGTTATGGAGAGGTTGTAATAGTTTCTTACCTTGTTTAGGAGAATTGAAGCGTCAGAAGCTCTATGAAAACTCAAAATGTGGAGGTTGCGGGTCAGCTATGGAGTCTGTTTTACATGTGTTATGGGAATGCTCTTTTGCTCAAAAAGTTTGGAGTCGTACTTTTCTGTCAGAGGTGTGCAAGGTATGGAAGGAAAATTCTTTCTTTGATCTTTTTGCTCATGTTGGAATGGTTGCGAATGGAGATGATCTAGAATGGTTTGGAGTAATATGTTGGAAATTGTGGCAATGGAGGAATGATAGGGTACATGGCAGATTTACAGGAGATGTTGTGGCTTTCTTTACGGCAGTTGAATGCTGGTGGGAGGTATGGAGGGGTAGTTGGAATAAGGACGAGAAGGGGTTGAATTCAAATGAGTCAAATGTGAACAGAGGAGTGAAGGAGAGATGGAGACTACCAAGCCCTGGTAAGATCAAACTCAATGTCGATGGAGGATTGGATCAAAAAAATGGATTGTTTGGAACAGGAGCAGTTTGTAGGGATGATCAAGGAGCTTGTATTGGGATATTGGCGACACCTGGGGTTGGTTTTCCTAGTCCTTATAGTTGCGAGATGATGGCTCTAAGAAATGGACTTCACTTTTGTACGTGTTCAGGCTGGGTTCACTCATGTAGAGGTGGAATGTGA
- the LOC101291100 gene encoding putative ribonuclease H protein At1g65750-like, translating to MYTNVINFSPRIGHPPPSNWVKINFDGSVRNKAAARGFVLRSDDGKPLVSAAFNSGNASVPLAEALALRNSLFCAKEKGVLKVEMEGDSKLIIDIVNGVCDPPWRLLKVVQDIKLLSCNFESIRFKHVFKEANFVANALANLGHRVEFSRLWVECVPPEASLALAFDSVNSGCRRGTSI from the coding sequence ATGTATACCAATGTGATTAACTTTTCACCTAGGATTGGACACCCACCCCCTTCTAATTGGGTTAAAATAAACTTTGATGGCTCTGTCCGGAACAAGGCTGCGGCTAGAGGTTTTGTTTTAAGATCTGATGATGGAAAACCTCTTGTTTCTGCTGCCTTCAACTCTGGTAATGCCAGTGTTCCTCTTGCTGAAGCGTTGGCACTTAGAAACAGCTTATTTTGCGCTAAGGAGAAAGGTGTGTTGAAGGTCGAAATGGAGGGCGATTCAAAACTCATTATTGACATTGTGAATGGAGTTTGTGATCCCCCTTGGAGGCTTCTGAAGGTTGTTCAAGACATCAAGTTGCTAAGTTGTAACTTTGAGTCCATTAGGTTCAAGCATGTTTTTAAGGAGGCCAATTTTGTGGCCAATGCTTTGGCAAATCTAGGGCATAGAGTTGAGTTTAGTAGGCTTTGGGTGGAGTGTGTTCCCCCAGAAGCCTCACTCGCTCTTGCGTTTGATTCTGTAAACTCTGGGTGTCGTCGAGGCACCTCTATTTAA
- the LOC101300659 gene encoding inosine-5'-monophosphate dehydrogenase 2-like, with protein MSIIEDGFSSDRLFNQGYSYTYDDVIFLPHYIDFPTDAVVLSTKLSRRVPLSIPCVSSPMDTVTESHMAVAMAALGGIGILHSNAAASDQAAMVRSVKARRVPLLSNPVFTSPQHRIQNDDVFDHGANPYVLVTESGAPGSKLLGYVASRDWAKLSDKEVKVYDYMVSCNDLVVPWSSDLGKIAEFMAEKGSEVAATVRDGEVVDVVGKEDVERIKGYPKLGAGSVGPDGSWMVGAAIGTRESDKERLEELVKAGIDVVVLDSSQGNSIYQIEMIKYIKKMYSNLDVVGGNVVTVSQAQNLIQAGVDGLRVGMGSGSICTTQEVCAVGRGQATAVYKVACIASLCGVPVIADGGISNSGHVVKALTLGASTVMMGSFLAGSTEAPGAYEYQNGRRIKKYRGMGSLEAMTKGSDQRYLGDTAKLKIAQGVVGAVADKGSVLKFVPYTMQAVKQGFQDLGASSLQSAHDLLRSGVLRLEVRSGAAQVEGGVHGLVSYEKKSF; from the exons ATGTCGATCATCGAAGACGGCTTCTCCTCCGACCGCCTCTTCAACCAAGGCTACTCCTACACCTACGATGACGTCATCTTCCTCCCTCACTACATCGACTTCCCCACCGACGCCGTCGTCCTCTCCACCAAGCTCAGCCGCCGCGTCCCTCTCTCCATCCCCTGCGTCTCCTCCCCCATGGACACCGTCACCGAGTCCCACATGGCCGTCGCCATGGCCGCGCTCGGCGGCATCGGCATCCTCCACTCCAACGCTGCCGCCTCCGACCAGGCCGCCATGGTCAGATCCGTCAAGGCCCGCCGCGTCCCCCTCCTCTCCAACCCGGTCTTCACCTCTCCCCAACACCGCATCCAAAACGACGACGTTTTCGACCACGGCGCCAATCCCTACGTCCTCGTCACCGAGTCCGGCGCCCCCGGCTCCAAGCTCCTGGGATACGTGGCGAGCCGCGATTGGGCCAAATTATCGGACAAGGAGGTCAAGGTTTACGATTACATGGTGAGCTGTAACGACCTGGTGGTTCCGTGGAGCTCCGATTTGGGGAAGATCGCGGAGTTTATGGCGGAGAAAGGCAGTGAGGTGGCGGCGACGGTGAGGGACGGCGAGGTTGTGGACGTTGTGGGGAAGGAGGACGTGGAGAGGATCAAGGGGTACCCGAAATTGGGGGCCGGGTCGGTTGGGCCGGACGGGTCGTGGATGGTTGGGGCGGCGATTGGGACGAGGGAGTCGGATAAGGAGAGGTTGGAGGAGTTGGTGAAGGCTGGGATTGATGTGGTGGTCTTGGATAGCTCACAGGGGAACTCGATTTATCAGATTGAGATGATTAAGTACATTAAGAAAATGTACTCGAATTTGGATGTGGTTGGTGGCAATGTGGTGACTGTGAGCCAGGCGCAGAATTTGATTCAGGCCGGTGTTGATGGGTTGAGAGTTGGGATGGGGTCTGGCTCCATTTGTACAACGCAAGAGGTTTGCGCCGTGGGAAGAGGACAG GCAACTGCAGTTTACAAGGTTGCATGTATTGCTTCACTATGTGGTGTGCCTGTCATTGCTGATGGTGGAATTTCGAACTCTGGGCACGTTGTAAAGGCTTTAACGCTTGGGGCCTCTACTGTCATGATGGGGAGCTTCTTAGCTGGAAGCACTGAGGCACCTGGGGCTTATGAGTATCAG AATGGTCGCCGGATCAAAAAATACCGAGGCATGGGGTCTCTTGAAGCGATGACAAAAGGGAGTGATCAAAGGTATCTGGGAGATACCGCAAAGCTGAAGATTGCACAGGGGGTGGTTGGTGCAGTTGCGGACAAAGGATCTGTTTTGAAGTTTGTACCATACACAATGCAAGCAGTGAAACAAGGATTCCAAGATCTTGGAGCTTCTTCTCTGCAGTCTGCTCATGACCTCTTAAGATCAGGGGTATTAAGGCTAGAG GTAAGATCAGGAGCTGCACAAGTGGAAGGTGGAGTTCATGGGTTGGTTTCTTACGAGAAGAAGTCATTTTGA
- the LOC101292555 gene encoding uncharacterized mitochondrial protein AtMg00310-like codes for MTLVKAVAQAIPTYTMSVFQLPKGVLKVFQSKISNFWWGKGGGKKGMHFCKWKKLCASKWKGGLGFRDLETFNLALLAKTFWRLMQNPNSLVSRLLRAKYFHSTKWMRAGCRRGASMMWNGLSWGKELLELRIRWRVGDGALINVKKDKWIPQPFSFKDDSFACHPDLVDTLVVSILISESDFVQI; via the exons ATGACTCTGGTCAAAGCGGTTGCACAAGCTATTCCCACTTATACAATGAGTGTGTTTCAGCTACCAAAAGGTGTCTTAAAGGTGTTCCAATCAAAGATTTCAAATTTCTGGTGGGGAAAGGGTGGAGGGAAGAAAGGTATGCATTTTTGTAAATGGAAGAAACTATGTGCGAGTAAATGGAAGGGAGGCTTAGGTTTTCGTGACCTTGAGACCTTCAACCTGGCACTGCTTGCAAAGACCTTTTGGCGACTAATGCAGAACCCTAACTCTTTAGTTAGCAGACTGCTCAGGGCGAAATATTTTCACTCTACAAAATGGATGAGAGCAGGCTGTCGCAGAGGGGCTTCAATGATGTGGAATGGATTAAGTTGGGGGAAAGAATTGTTGGAGCTTAGGATCAGATGGAGGGTTGGTGATGGAGCATTGATAAATGTAAAGAAGGACAAATGGATTCCTCAGCCTTTTTCTTTTAAG GATGACAGCTTTGCTTGCCATCCAGATTTGGTGGACACCCTTGTTGTATCTATCCTAATCTCTGAGTCTGACTTCGTGCAGATTTAA
- the LOC101300948 gene encoding pentatricopeptide repeat-containing protein At1g79490, mitochondrial-like translates to MIYRRKLCPRNFGRLSKNPTLNPAFPNFNSYPNLCTRELNSYVGSSRFWSSILGSSLISPKYSVPINPNLVGSSGFSRLNFSENSLSVGCDFVRNYCSGKNSDEWTEEIEYLDESGSVIYTGKGIRSVEPGLDDHVMVGGLKKPLLNASVIAKIVEVVKRWKWGPELETQLDKLQFVPNMIHITQALKVVKDGEGALSLFRWAKRQPWYLPSDECYVLLFDGLNESRDFDGIQSLFDEMVQDSSNNGVLSSTAYNRVIQFLAKADKMEVAFCCFKKIQDSGCKVDTRTYNSLILLFLNKGLPYKAFEVYESMQAANCSLDGSTYELMVPNLAKSGRLDAAFKLFQEMKEKSVKPSFNVFASLVDSMGKAGRLDMAMKVYMEMQGYGFRPSAPMFVSMIESNVKAGKLDAALRLWDEMKKAGFRPNFGLYTMIVESHAKSGKLDIAMSTFTDMEKVGFLPTPSTYSCLLEMHAASGQVDPAMKIYNSMTNAGLRPGMSTYTGLLMLLANKKLVDVAAKILLEMKSMGYSVDVSASDVLMVYIKDGSVDVALRWLRFMGSSGIRTNNFIIRQLFESCMKSGLFKSAKPLLETYVNSAAKVDLVLYTSILAHLVRCQDEENERHLMSILSTTRHKAHAFMCGLFTGPEQRKQPVLSFVREFFQGIDYELEEGPARYFVNVLLNYLVLMGQINRARCVWKVAYENKLFPKAIVFDQQIAWSLDVRNLSVGAALISVVHTLHRFRKRMLYYGVVPRRIKLVTGPTLKIVIAQVLNSVESPFEVSKVVLRAPGDAVMEWFKKPIVQQFLLNEIPSRSDILMHKLNTLFPSSAPELRSLSPPKMLMGRKGI, encoded by the coding sequence ATGATTTATAGGAGGAAGTTGTGTCCTAGAAATTTTGGTAGACTGTCCAAAAACCCTACCTTAAACCCTGCCTTTCCCAATTTCAATTCATACCCTAATCTCTGCACTAGGGAACTCAATAGTTATGTTGGCAGTTCTAGATTTTGGAGCTCTATATTGGGTTCCAGCTTAATTTCTCCTAAATATTCTGTACCAATAAACCCCAATTTGGTAGGTAGTTCTGGGTTTTCAAGATTGAATTTTTCTGAAAATTCGTTATCTGTTGGGTGTGATTTTGTTAGAAATTACTGTTCTGGGAAGAACAGTGATGAGTGGACTGAGGAGATTGAGTATTTGGATGAATCAGGCAGTGTTATTTACACTGGGAAAGGTATAAGGTCTGTTGAACCGGGGCTCGATGACCATGTAATGGTGGGTGGTTTGAAAAAGCCGCTTCTGAATGCCTCTGTGATTGCTAAGATTGTTGAGGTTGTGAAGAGGTGGAAATGGGGGCCTGAGTTGGAGACCCAATTGGACAAGCTCCAGTTTGTGCCAAACATGATTCACATCACGCAAGCATTGAAGGTGGTTAAAGACGGTGAAGGGGCTCTGAGTTTGTTTCGGTGGGCGAAGAGGCAGCCTTGGTATTTGCCAAGTGATGAGTGTTATGTGTTGTTGTTTGATGGCCTGAATGAAAGTAGGGACTTTGATGGGATTCAATCATTGTTCGATGAAATGGTGCAGGATTCGAGTAATAATGGGGTTTTATCATCTACTGCATATAATCGTGTCATTCAGTTTTTGGCTAAAGCAGATAAAATGGAGGTGGCATTTTGTTGTTTTAAGAAGATTCAAGATTCAGGATGTAAAGTTGATACTCGGACATATAATTCGCTTATACTGCTGTTTTTAAATAAGGGTTTACCTTATAAGGCATTTGAGGTATATGAAAGCATGCAAGCTGCAAACTGTTCTTTGGATGGATCAACCTATGAGTTGATGGTACCAAACTTGGCAAAGTCGGGCCGCCTTGATGCAGCATTTAAGCTCTTCCAAGAAATGAAAGAGAAGAGTGTTAAACCCAGCTTTAATGTCTTTGCATCACTTGTTGATTCAATGGGAAAAGCTGGGAGGTTGGACATGGCAATGAAGGTATACATGGAAATGCAGGGTTATGGTTTCAGGCCATCTGCTCCCATGTTTGTATCCATGATTGAGTCAAATGTAAAGGCTGGGAAGTTGGATGCTGCCCTCAGACTTTGGGATGAGATGAAGAAAGCAGGCTTTAGGCCTAATTTTGGGTTATACACAATGATTGTTGAGTCCCATGCAAAATCAGGAAAACTTGATATTGCCATGTCTACCTTTACGGACATGGAGAAGGTTGGATTTCTACCCACTCCATCTACGTATTCATGTCTGTTGGAAATGCATGCTGCCTCTGGACAAGTAGATCCTGCCATGAAGATCTATAATTCGATGACCAATGCAGGTTTAAGACCAGGTATGAGTACGTACACTGGCCTTCTAATGCTCTTAGCTAATAAGAAGCTTGTGGATGTGGCTGCCAAAATTTTGCTCGAGATGAAGAGCATGGGATATTCTGTTGATGTGAGTGCTAGTGATGTACTGATGGTGTATATCAAGGATGGTTCTGTTGATGTTGCTTTGCGGTGGCTACGTTTCATGGGTTCATCAGGGATTCGAACAAATAATTTTATAATTAGACAGCTGTTTGAGTCATGTATGAAGAGTGGTTTGTTTAAGTCAGCAAAGCCTCTCCTTGAAACTTATGTGAACTCTGCTGCAAAAGTCGACCTGGTACTGTACACATCCATTCTAGCGCATCTTGTAAGATGCCAGGATGAAGAGAATGAGAGGCATTTGATGTCAATACTTAGTACTACAAGACATAAGGCACATGCTTTTATGTGCGGACTCTTCACAGGTCCAGAACAGAGGAAACAACCGGTGTTATCTTTTGTGAGGGAATTTTTCCAAGGTATTGACTATGAGTTGGAAGAGGGGCCTGCTAGGTACTTTGTTAATGTTCTCCTCAATTACCTTGTTCTTATGGGCCAGATAAACCGAGCTCGATGTGTTTGGAAAGTTGCCTATGAGAATAAACTTTTCCCGAAGGCAATTGTTTTTGATCAGCAAATAGCTTGGTCTCTTGATGTCAGAAACTTATCAGTTGGAGCTGCTCTCATATCAGTTGTGCATACTCTCCATAGGTTCCGGAAACGAATGTTGTATTATGGTGTTGTCCCGAGACGTATTAAATTGGTCACTGGACCAACTTTGAAGATTGTGATTGCACAAGTTTTGAACTCTGTGGAATCTCCATTTGAGGTTAGTAAAGTAGTGCTGAGGGCTCCAGGAGATGCTGTCATGGAGTGGTTTAAAAAACCTATTGTTCAACAGTTTCTTCTGAATGAGATTCCATCCAGGTCTGACATCCTCATGCACAAGCTGAACACTCTTTTTCCTAGTTCTGCGCCTGAACTAAGATCTCTGTCCCCTCCCAAAATGCTCATGGGAAGGAAAGGAATTTAG